The following proteins come from a genomic window of Nitrososphaerota archaeon:
- a CDS encoding endonuclease NucS, with amino-acid sequence MNEKEKLVRIKSIELKELEELEPLLVKNPDLIEEGMKVLARQLQTDIGRLDILAVDSEGALVIIELKDEIDDEQLNQGIRYYDWAVRNLAWLASVYKNVDPKKSPRLILIAPGFSENLKIIAKYTILNSEDLLELKEYHAFELPNGQRAIYFSSLEIGEIPERPEIPTIEDKEQYIESEEVKQLFRKSIEILKENGIEVKPIHGRRISLWYKEKRFAYIATRRNWFLCKVEKLDGSWTELFRITNQEEWNKVFQEYILPAIRAIEQK; translated from the coding sequence ATGAATGAAAAAGAAAAATTAGTCAGAATCAAAAGCATTGAACTTAAAGAGCTTGAAGAACTTGAGCCGCTTTTAGTCAAGAACCCTGATTTAATTGAGGAAGGAATGAAAGTGTTAGCAAGACAATTACAGACAGATATTGGACGCTTAGATATTCTAGCAGTAGATAGCGAAGGAGCTTTGGTAATTATAGAATTAAAAGATGAAATTGATGATGAACAACTCAACCAAGGAATAAGATATTATGATTGGGCTGTAAGAAATTTAGCATGGTTAGCAAGTGTATATAAAAATGTTGACCCTAAAAAATCTCCAAGATTAATCCTTATAGCACCTGGTTTTTCAGAGAATTTAAAGATAATTGCTAAATACACTATATTGAATTCTGAGGATTTGCTAGAATTAAAGGAGTATCATGCTTTCGAGCTCCCAAATGGACAACGTGCAATTTATTTTTCCTCTTTGGAAATTGGTGAAATACCAGAGCGTCCAGAAATACCTACAATAGAAGATAAAGAGCAATATATCGAATCAGAAGAAGTAAAGCAACTATTTCGTAAGTCAATTGAAATTCTTAAAGAGAATGGAATAGAAGTTAAGCCTATTCATGGAAGACGGATTTCTTTATGGTATAAAGAGAAAAGATTTGCTTATATTGCAACTAGACGCAATTGGTTTTTATGTAAAGTTGAGAAGCTTGATGGTTCATGGACCGAGCTCTTTAGAATAACAAATCAAGAAGAATGGAATAAAGTATTTCAAGAATATATTCTGCCTGCTATAAGAGCAATAGAACAGAAATGA